One window of Streptomyces sp. NBC_00273 genomic DNA carries:
- a CDS encoding MFS transporter has translation MTSSYPGGSASPRRRTPLAALVAASGISSLGMAATLVAVPWFVLHSTGSGTRTGLVATAEVLGLLCSAVLAGPVVDRLPVRATSIAADLLTAAAISLIPLLHAWGALPLPVLIVLVFLVGAARGPSDTSKQLLLPGAMARAGVTAERATGAVEGARRIGMMAGAPLAGLLIATVGPVRTLYADVAAMVLVALLVAALVPASARPRPADGVPSRGSYAQELRFGLGQLRRDRLLGAMVGVLMLTNALDGALNGVLYPAYGTQVLRSSALFGAMVTAMGAGALLGAALYGWAGHRMPRRAVFVGAFVLVGAVRCAALAVEPRTAVLLTVLALSGIGSGVVGPLMMSVAYERVPEEVRGRVFGLLVAAALAATPLGMLGAGLALDAWGLVAALLGTGALYLAVTLAPLVFPVWRELDARDPAEPAEPAEPAEPAEAPVGRELGPPTAVGAGILTE, from the coding sequence ATGACCAGCTCGTACCCCGGCGGCTCCGCGTCACCGCGCCGCCGCACCCCGCTGGCCGCCCTGGTGGCCGCCTCCGGGATCTCCTCGCTCGGCATGGCGGCGACCCTGGTCGCCGTGCCCTGGTTCGTCCTGCACAGCACCGGCAGCGGCACCCGGACGGGGCTCGTCGCCACCGCCGAGGTGCTGGGCCTGCTCTGTTCCGCCGTGCTCGCGGGTCCGGTGGTCGACCGGCTGCCCGTGCGCGCGACGAGCATCGCAGCGGACCTGTTGACGGCCGCCGCGATCAGCCTGATTCCGCTCCTGCACGCCTGGGGCGCCCTGCCCCTGCCCGTCCTGATCGTCCTGGTCTTCCTGGTGGGGGCCGCGCGCGGACCGTCCGACACCTCCAAGCAGTTGCTCCTGCCCGGGGCGATGGCACGCGCGGGGGTCACGGCGGAGCGGGCCACGGGAGCCGTCGAGGGGGCCCGCCGGATCGGCATGATGGCGGGGGCGCCGCTGGCCGGTCTGCTCATCGCGACGGTCGGCCCCGTGCGCACCTTGTACGCGGACGTGGCGGCGATGGTGCTGGTCGCCCTCCTCGTGGCGGCCCTGGTGCCGGCGTCGGCCCGCCCCCGCCCGGCCGACGGCGTACCGTCGCGCGGTTCCTACGCCCAGGAACTGCGTTTCGGGCTCGGGCAGTTGCGCCGGGACCGGCTCCTGGGGGCGATGGTGGGGGTCCTGATGCTGACCAACGCCCTGGACGGGGCGCTGAACGGCGTGCTCTATCCGGCGTACGGGACCCAGGTGCTGCGCAGCAGCGCCCTGTTCGGGGCGATGGTGACCGCCATGGGGGCCGGCGCGCTGCTCGGGGCGGCCCTGTACGGCTGGGCCGGCCACCGGATGCCACGGCGGGCCGTCTTCGTCGGGGCCTTCGTCCTCGTCGGGGCGGTGCGGTGCGCCGCACTGGCCGTCGAGCCCCGGACGGCGGTGCTGCTGACGGTTCTGGCCCTGTCCGGCATCGGGTCGGGGGTCGTGGGTCCGCTGATGATGTCGGTCGCCTACGAGCGGGTGCCCGAGGAGGTCCGGGGGCGGGTGTTCGGTCTGCTGGTGGCCGCCGCGCTGGCGGCTACCCCGCTGGGGATGCTCGGCGCGGGGCTGGCCCTCGACGCCTGGGGTCTGGTGGCGGCGCTGCTGGGCACGGGGGCGCTGTACCTCGCGGTCACGCTCGCGCCGCTGGTCTTCCCGGTCTGGCGGGAGCTCGACGCCCGGGACCCGGCGGAGCCCGCGGAGCCCGCGGAGCCCGCGGAGCCCGCGGAGGCGCCGGTCGGGCGCGAGCTGGGCCCTCCGACCGCCGTAGGAGCAGGAATCCTGACCGAATAG
- a CDS encoding helix-turn-helix transcriptional regulator: MQTSDVAPDPNSADVDIDVYGWVLEHRTVDVDAVAAGTGRDADEVRRSVARLRAARLLHVSPIDPAVAFAVAPDTAAEQLVAPLEAQIREQQREISGIREDLGRFLPHYLGRRSTGESLEVLESLEDVRGALNRASLNCTTEMLSSQPGGGGRVPEAMQEALRRDETMLQRGISIRTLYHHTARFNGPSQAYVAATSVLGAQYRTAHELFGRLIAFDRELAFIPVSDGSWGAVVIREPSTVAYLCNIFDQTWDLASPFSAAAGQGLEEVAREIHETIIRLLAAGLKDEAIARRLGMSLRTARRHIADIMQELGAGSRFQAGVAAAARGLLDPDAEADGEPVQPS, translated from the coding sequence ATGCAAACATCTGACGTGGCGCCGGATCCGAACAGCGCTGATGTTGACATCGATGTCTACGGATGGGTGCTCGAACACCGCACGGTGGACGTGGACGCGGTGGCCGCCGGTACGGGGCGGGACGCGGACGAGGTCCGGCGCAGCGTGGCGCGCCTGCGCGCCGCACGCCTGCTGCACGTGAGCCCGATCGACCCGGCGGTGGCCTTCGCGGTGGCCCCCGACACGGCCGCCGAGCAGCTCGTCGCGCCCCTGGAGGCGCAGATCCGCGAGCAGCAGCGGGAGATCAGCGGGATCCGCGAGGACCTGGGGCGCTTCCTGCCGCACTATCTGGGCCGCCGCTCCACGGGGGAGTCGCTGGAGGTCCTGGAGAGCCTGGAGGACGTGCGCGGGGCACTCAACCGGGCCTCGCTCAACTGCACGACCGAGATGCTCAGCTCGCAGCCCGGGGGCGGCGGCAGGGTGCCGGAGGCCATGCAGGAGGCGCTGCGGCGGGACGAGACGATGCTCCAGCGGGGGATCTCGATCCGGACCCTCTACCACCACACGGCCCGCTTCAACGGGCCGAGCCAGGCCTACGTCGCCGCCACCTCCGTGCTGGGGGCGCAGTACCGCACCGCGCACGAACTCTTCGGCCGCCTCATCGCCTTCGACCGGGAACTGGCCTTCATACCCGTCTCGGACGGCAGTTGGGGCGCCGTGGTCATACGCGAGCCCTCGACCGTCGCTTACCTGTGCAACATCTTCGACCAGACCTGGGACCTGGCCTCGCCGTTCTCGGCCGCGGCGGGCCAGGGGCTCGAAGAGGTGGCCCGCGAGATCCACGAGACGATCATCCGGCTGCTCGCGGCCGGCCTGAAGGACGAGGCCATCGCGCGGCGCCTGGGCATGTCGTTGCGCACGGCCCGGCGCCACATCGCCGACATCATGCAGGAGCTGGGTGCGGGCAGCCGCTTCCAGGCCGGTGTGGCCGCCGCCGCGCGCGGTCTGCTGGACCCGGATGCGGAGGCGGACGGCGAGCCGGTACAGCCCTCCTGA
- a CDS encoding MFS transporter, protein MSVTTDESAEPTGSTEAVQAVQAVQRRRRRDFRLFMSSHICNELGGSITYVALPLMAVLTLDASAWQAGLLSAAEHAAFLLLGLPAGAWVDRMRKRRVMMAADLARAVLLTALPVAYLLDLHSMPLLYAVALLLGCARLFGDVADQSYLPTLIGKDTLIAGNSKLETVRSGAEFAGPGVAGFLVQLLGAAGTLAGQAVTSLVSVVLLGRIGAREEKPEPAPRRHLLRDIREGLGYVLSHRILRLIALNTAAVNLFLSAVMAIEVLFLTRTVGLPPAALGWVLTTATIGSVLAATAADRVTRAVGAARLTWLSLLVTMPFGLLLPLADNDWRIGLFVLGSLVQSAGVTLYNICQVTYRQTVCPPHLLGRMTATMRFLVWGVLPLSGLLAGLLGELLGVRNALWLCAAALSAAPLVLLCSPLRRMREFEDDAPEVGAGAAAARPAQ, encoded by the coding sequence GTGTCCGTCACCACCGACGAGTCCGCCGAGCCCACCGGGTCCACCGAGGCCGTCCAGGCCGTCCAGGCCGTGCAGCGCCGCCGGCGCAGGGACTTCCGGCTCTTCATGTCCTCGCACATCTGCAACGAGCTGGGCGGCAGCATCACGTACGTGGCCCTGCCGTTGATGGCGGTGCTCACCCTCGACGCCTCGGCGTGGCAGGCCGGTCTGCTGTCCGCCGCGGAACACGCGGCGTTCCTGCTGCTGGGACTGCCCGCCGGGGCCTGGGTGGACCGGATGCGCAAGCGCCGCGTGATGATGGCCGCCGACCTGGCGCGCGCCGTCCTGCTGACGGCGCTGCCGGTGGCCTACCTGCTGGACCTGCACTCGATGCCGCTGCTGTACGCAGTCGCCCTGCTGCTCGGCTGCGCCCGGCTGTTCGGTGACGTCGCCGATCAGAGCTACTTGCCGACCCTCATCGGCAAGGACACCCTGATCGCGGGGAACTCGAAGCTGGAGACCGTGCGTTCGGGAGCCGAGTTCGCAGGACCCGGCGTCGCCGGCTTCCTGGTGCAACTGCTGGGCGCGGCCGGAACGCTGGCCGGGCAGGCGGTCACCTCACTGGTGTCCGTGGTCCTGCTGGGGCGGATCGGGGCCCGGGAGGAGAAGCCGGAGCCCGCCCCGCGCCGGCACCTGCTGCGCGACATCCGGGAGGGGCTGGGCTACGTCCTGAGCCACCGGATCCTGCGGCTCATCGCCCTGAACACGGCTGCCGTGAACCTGTTCCTCAGCGCGGTGATGGCCATCGAGGTGCTCTTCCTGACCCGCACCGTGGGGCTGCCGCCCGCGGCCCTCGGCTGGGTGCTGACGACCGCCACGATCGGCTCGGTGCTCGCGGCCACCGCCGCGGACCGGGTGACCCGGGCCGTCGGTGCGGCCCGGCTCACGTGGCTGTCCCTGTTGGTGACCATGCCCTTCGGGCTGCTGCTTCCGCTCGCCGACAACGATTGGCGGATCGGCCTGTTCGTGCTCGGGTCGCTCGTCCAGTCGGCCGGCGTCACCCTGTACAACATCTGCCAGGTCACCTACCGACAGACGGTCTGCCCGCCGCACCTGCTCGGCCGGATGACGGCCACCATGCGCTTCCTGGTGTGGGGCGTACTGCCCCTGAGCGGTCTGCTGGCGGGGCTCCTCGGCGAACTGCTGGGCGTGCGCAACGCGCTGTGGCTGTGCGCCGCCGCCCTGTCGGCGGCACCGCTGGTCCTGCTCTGCTCCCCGCTGCGGCGGATGCGCGAGTTCGAGGACGATGCCCCGGAGGTCGGGGCCGGTGCCGCGGCCGCGCGGCCGGCTCAGTAG
- a CDS encoding response regulator transcription factor translates to MLHTTLTARAPELPALTPREQEVLAYLAQGDTYRMIACRMGLSPHTVDTYLRRLRSKTGAVNRTQLTHIAFRLGY, encoded by the coding sequence ATGCTGCACACCACGCTCACCGCCCGCGCACCGGAGCTGCCCGCCCTGACCCCCCGCGAGCAGGAGGTGCTCGCCTACCTCGCGCAGGGGGACACCTACCGGATGATCGCCTGCCGGATGGGGCTGAGCCCGCACACGGTCGACACCTACCTGCGCCGGCTGCGCAGCAAGACCGGCGCGGTGAACCGGACCCAGCTCACCCACATCGCGTTCCGGCTGGGCTACTGA